A region from the Mucilaginibacter sp. CSA2-8R genome encodes:
- a CDS encoding TolC family protein encodes MKTKYLLPALILLVLSACKVTKDTVTPTPALPTAFRNDNHADDTTSIANIPWRSFFTDRPLQQLLDSAIRKNYDLQIALKNIESADLLFRRVKWDYVPQASINVSASSNRPSDNSLTGVSIRQFNIGSKHIEDYSASLQLSWEADIWGKIRTRQQAALAQYLQTQEARKAIQTQIVAAVSQGYYNLLMLDEQLNIAKSNERLNDSTLRIVKLQYDAGQVTLLAVQQAQAQQQAAQKLIPQFEQNITLQENALSVLAGRLPSGVDRATALTQMTVAAPVTAGVPSAILSRRPDVKSAELDLTVANANVGLAKAEMYPALRITAGGGINSFKASNWFNVPASLFGIVTGSVVQPLLNRKVLSTNYQVAKITRERTVLQFRQTVLTAVGEVSDALVKLEKLQQQQQIAADRVKTLQQATQNANQLFKNGLANYLEVITAQGNVLQSELELASIKRDQLYAVSDLYRSLGGGWN; translated from the coding sequence CCTACTGCATTCAGAAACGACAATCATGCCGACGATACTACCAGTATTGCAAACATACCCTGGAGGAGCTTTTTTACCGACCGGCCACTGCAGCAGTTACTGGATAGCGCTATCCGTAAAAATTATGATCTGCAAATTGCATTAAAGAACATTGAATCGGCTGATCTTTTGTTCCGCCGTGTAAAATGGGACTACGTGCCGCAGGCCAGTATTAATGTGTCGGCCAGCAGTAACCGCCCGTCTGACAATAGCCTTACCGGTGTCAGCATCCGCCAGTTCAATATTGGCAGTAAGCATATCGAAGATTACTCGGCCAGCTTACAGTTATCTTGGGAGGCCGATATCTGGGGCAAGATCCGTACCCGGCAACAGGCGGCCCTGGCCCAATACCTGCAAACCCAGGAAGCCCGCAAAGCCATACAAACCCAAATTGTTGCGGCTGTTTCGCAAGGCTATTATAACCTACTGATGTTGGACGAGCAATTAAACATTGCCAAAAGTAACGAGCGCTTAAACGATAGTACCCTGCGCATTGTGAAACTGCAATATGATGCCGGTCAGGTTACGCTGTTGGCTGTACAGCAGGCACAAGCACAACAACAGGCAGCTCAAAAGCTGATTCCGCAGTTTGAACAAAATATCACCCTTCAGGAAAATGCACTGAGCGTTTTAGCAGGCAGGCTACCTTCGGGTGTTGACCGGGCAACTGCCCTTACACAAATGACCGTTGCGGCCCCGGTTACTGCCGGCGTACCATCGGCCATATTAAGCCGCCGCCCGGATGTAAAAAGTGCAGAACTTGATTTAACTGTTGCCAATGCCAATGTGGGGCTTGCTAAGGCCGAAATGTACCCTGCCTTGCGGATTACCGCAGGTGGTGGTATAAACTCCTTTAAAGCCAGTAACTGGTTCAATGTACCGGCCTCGTTATTTGGCATTGTAACGGGCAGTGTGGTACAGCCATTACTTAACCGCAAGGTATTAAGCACTAACTACCAGGTGGCTAAAATAACACGCGAAAGAACGGTGTTGCAGTTTAGGCAAACTGTGTTAACCGCTGTAGGCGAAGTATCGGACGCCCTTGTCAAGTTAGAAAAGCTGCAACAGCAGCAGCAGATTGCAGCCGACAGGGTAAAAACTTTACAACAAGCCACCCAAAATGCCAACCAGCTATTTAAAAACGGCCTGGCTAATTACCTGGAGGTTATTACCGCCCAAGGCAATGTACTGCAAAGCGAGCTGGAACTGGCCTCTATTAAACGCGACCAGTTATACGCCGTATCAGATCTGTACCGCTCATTAGGTGGTGGCTGGAATTAA